A genomic region of Anopheles coustani chromosome 3, idAnoCousDA_361_x.2, whole genome shotgun sequence contains the following coding sequences:
- the LOC131258932 gene encoding alpha-tocopherol transfer protein-like, with product MTTLSHPFKDSPEPLEVPKEHVANVDTLFEWIKEQPRFPAFSKNHAHLFLHACLWNVEDAKKALQKYSQIHANSPEIFDNRDIMSAGVQMTLNATHMVALPRTTPEGYRLLYYRLSDTDPSKMNFAEAVKSFCMFNDAQISVDGIMEGYIVIFDMKGVRLGHLARVQFGPLRVFMSYIQDAHPVRLKKIYIVHTASFINQVMALVKPLIRSELLGLLQFTATGPEEIVGVDYLPKDFGGPFEEVATMHADQKKRLETEYRDWLMDSGALKEAPKQKNGSTSASSVKPPVKAFRGLEID from the exons ATGACCACCCTGTCGCATCCGTTCAAAGACAGCCCGGAGCCGCTGGAAGTGCCCAAGGAGCACGTGGCCAACGTGGACACCCTGTTCGAGTG GATTAAAGAACAACCCCGGTTTCCGGCGTTCTCGAAAAACCATGCCCACCTGTTTCTGCACGCGTGCCTCTGGAACGTGGAGGACGCGAAGAAGGCGCTCCAGAAGTACTCACAGATCCACGCCAACTCGCCGGAGATCTTCGACAATCGGGACATCATGAGCGCCGGCGTGCAGATGACGCTGAACGCCAC ACACATGGTGGCGCTTCCACGGACCACTCCGGAGGGCTATCGGCTGCTGTACTACCGCCTGTCCGACACCGACCCGTCGAAGATGAACTTTGCCGAGGCGGTCAAGTCGTTCTGCATGTTCAACGACGCGCAGATCAGCGTGGACGGCATCATGGAGGGCTACATCGTCATCTTCGACATGAAGGGCGTCCGGCTGGGGCACCTGGCGCGCGTCCAGTTCGGGCCGCTGCGCGTGTTCATGAGCTACATCCAGGACGCGCATCCGGTGCGGCTGAAGAAGATCTACATCGTGCACACGGCCTCGTTCATCAACCAGGTGATGGCGCTGGTGAAGCCGCTCATCCGGTCGGAGCTGCTGGGGCTGCTGCAGTTCACCGCCACCGGACCGGAGGAGATCGTCGGCGTGGACTACCTGCCTAAG GACTTTGGAGGTCCGTTCGAGGAGGTGGCCACGATGCACGCCGACCAGAAGAAGCGCCTCGAGACGGAGTACCGCGACTGGCTGATGGACTCCGGTGCGCTGAAGGAGGCGCCCAAGCAGAAGAACGGCAGCACCAGTGCCAGCTCGGTCAAGCCACCGGTGAAGGCATTTCGGGGGTTGGAGATCGACTAG